ACCAGGTCATCCACGTAGCAGAACGAGCGCGTTTGCGAGCCATCACCGAATACGGTCAGGTTTTCGCCTTTCAGCGCCTGCGAAAGGAAGGCCGGTAGCACGCGGCCGTCATCGAGGCGCATCCGGGGGCCGTAGGTATTGAAGATGCGGATAATGCGCGTCTCCAAACCGTGGTGGTTATGGTAGGCCATCGTAATGGCTTCCTGGAAGCGCTTGGCCTCGTCGTAGCAGCCGCGCGGACCTACGGGGTTCACGTTGCCCCAGTATTCCTCCACCTGCGGGTGCACCTCGGGGTCGCCGTATACTTCCGACGTGCTGGCAATCAGCATCCGGGCACCCTTCACCCGCGCCAGGCCCAGCAGGTTGTGCGTGCCTAGCGAGCCCACTTTCAGGGTCTGAATCGGAATCTTGAGGTAGTCAATCGGCGAAGCCGGTGAGGCGAAGTGCAGAATGTAATCAAGCTTACCCGGCACGAACACGAACTTGCTTACGTCGTGGTGGTGAAACTCGAAATCCTCCCGCTTGAATAAGTGCTCAATATTGGCTAGGTTGCCCGTAATGAGGTTATCCATTGCGATAACGTGGTAGCCCTCGGCCAGAAACCGGTCGCAGAGGTGCGAGCCCAGGAAGCCGGCCCCGCCGGTGATGAGTACTCGTTTTTTGTCAGACATAGTGGAAGACTTAAATCATTGTCATGCTGAGCCTGCCGAAGCAGCAAAGTAGGGTAAGAGTAATTCAATCGTTATAACGATTCAAGCGAGATGCTTCGACAAAATCAGCATGACCGTTTCGTTAGAAACTGCTAAGCAACCGACTCCTGATGGTCGGTCTTAACCCCGATGCAGTGGTAGGCGAAGCCCAGTTCTTTTAGTTCGGCGGCATCGTAGATATTACGGCCGTCAAAGATGGCTTTTTGCTTCAGCAGGCGGCCTACCACCTCAAATGAGGGCGAGCGAAACTCGGGCCACTCCGTTACGACCAGTAGCGCGTCAGCATCTACTAACGCTTCGAACTGGTCTTTGGCATAGGTGATAGTGTCGCCCAGCGAGTGCTTGGCTTCCGGAATGGCCACCGGGTCGTAGGCCGAAACGGTCGCACCTTCGGCCAGCAGCTTCTCGATGATGACCAGCGACGGAGCTTCGCGCATGTCGTCGGTCTTGGGCTTGAAGGACAGGCCCCAGATAGCGAATTTCTTACCCTTCAAGTCGCCGCCAAAGTGCTTCTTTACTTTGCTGAACAGCACTTCTTTCTGCGCCTCGTTCACACCCTCCACGGCTTGCAGTACCTGCATCTGATAGCCGTTTTCCTGGGCCGTCTTGATAAGGGCTTTCACGTCCTTCGGGAAGCACGAGCCGCCATAGCCGATGCCGGGATAGATAAACTTGTGGCCGATGCGGGCATCAGAACCAATGCCCTGCCGCACCTTATTGACATCGGCTCCCATGATTTCGCACAGGTTGGCAATGTCGTTCATAAACGAGATTTTAGTCGCCAGCATGGAATTAGCGGCGTATTTCGTCATCTCGGCCGATGGAATATCCATGAAAATAATCGGGTGGCCATTAAGCAGAAAGGGCTTGTAGAGCCGGCGCATCATTTCCTCGGCCCGGTCAGAGCTGACGCCCACCACGATGCGGTCGGGCTTAAGGAAGTCGTCAATCGCCGCGCCTTCTTTCAGGAACTCGGGGTTAGAAGCTACGTCGAACTCCACGCTCGCGCCGCGCTTGGCCAGGGCCTGCTCAATTTCGGCGCGCACCTTAGCAGCGGTGCCCACCGGCACGGTGCTCTTGGTTACGACCACCGTGTAGCTATCCATGTTTTCGCCCATGCCGCGGGCTACGGCCAGTACGTATTTCAGGTCGGCCGAGCCGTCTTCGCCGGGCGGGGTACCCACCGCGATAAAGGCCACGTCAGCGCCTTTTATGCTCTCAGCCAGCGAGGTAGAGAAATTTAGGCGGCCCGACTTCACATTACGCGACACCATTTCCTCCAGCCCCGGCTCGTAGATGGGCAGGATGCCTTTGTGGAGGTTATCAATTTTTTTCTGGTCAATGTCAATGCACACGACATCGATGCCCACTTCCGCGAAGCATGTGCCCGTGACCAGCCCGACGTAGCCGGTACCTACTACTGCTATTTTCATAAGGTATTGAAAGGTGAAGAACAGCTGGTGCGCTCGGCAAAAAACCTGCCTAATACCCGCCAGCTCAGGAAGTTTTTAGTTTTATAGGTTCGGCCATATAGTGCTTCCACCAGTACTGAAACACCAGCAGCGCCCAGATACGGGCGTGCGCGTCGCCGGGATTGCCGGAAAACAACTGTTTTTTTAGCTCTTGCACTGCCTCCACGGCAAAAATCCCTTGTCCGGCTACGAAATCGTCGGCCAGTAAATCCTGCTCAATGAGGGGGCGCAGCTCGCCGCGCATCCACTTAAGCAGCGGCACCTCGAAGCCGTGCTTGGGGCGGTCGTATAGCTCGGGTGGCAGCAGGGGGCGGAAGGCATCCTGCACAATTTTCTTTTTCATCGTGCCATCTACCTTGCTGCTAACGGGTAGAGAAAAGGCGAAGTTTACAACGTGATAATCCAGGAATGGCGTTCTGACTTCCAGCGAATTAGCCATGCTCATCAGGTCCACCTTCGTCAGCATATCGTAGGGTAGTACGAGCTGCGTGTCGGTGAGTAAGACCTCATTGAGGTCGCCGTCGGCGTGGATATTTTCCAGGATATCCTTGCGGCGCTTGGCAGCCAGTTTTCTACCCACCTTCTGGCGGCTGGCGGGACTGAGCAGGTCCAGGGCCTGCTTTTCGGAGGCGAAGCTGGCCCAGTCCCAATACCGGTCCTTAGGGCCACTGAGCATGCCGCGCGAGAAGCGCTGAAACTGCCGGACTTTATTGCCGAAGTACGAGTTGCGAGACTTAGGCAGCACGTCCCAGAGCAGGTTCAGGCCCGTCACGGCTTCAGCCTTGAAGCCGCCCTGCCGCACCCGAAAATCGCCCTGATGCTTATTGTAGCCGCCAAATAGCTCGTCGGCCCCGTCGCCGCTCAGCGCCACCGTTACGTGCTGGCGGGTGCGCTGGCTAAGCACGTGCACGGCCAGCGCCGACGAGTCGGCAAAGGGCTCATCGAAGTAGTCCAGCATCTGAAACAGATGCTCGTAGAGGTCGTCGTTGCTCAGCGAAAACACCGTGTGGTTGGTGTTATGCATCTTCGCCACCAGGTTGGCGTACTTGGTTTCATCAAAGAATGGCTCGTCGCGGAAGCCGATGCTGAACGTGTTGAGGTGGGGCGTGTGGCGGGTAGCCAGCGCCGTAATCACACTGGAATCGATGCCGCCGCTCAGGAAAGAGCCCAGCGGCACGTCGGCCACGAGGCGGCGCTCCACCGCCTCATCCAGCAGCGTTACCAGCTTTTTTTGCTGTTCGGCATAAGTGAGCTTGTTTTTGGCGACCTTTTTCGGGTCATACGGAATCTTGTACCAGCGCTTGCGCACCACCTTCTTACCCTGAATAAAGAGGTAGTAGCCTGGTAATACTTTCTTAATACCCTTGAAAATAGTGGCCGGCCCCGGAATGTAATTAAGCTGCAAATACTGGCTCAAAGCCACGTAATCGAGCTTGCGGGGGGCGCCCAGGGCTAGCAGCGACTTCAGCTCGGAGCCAAATAGCAGGTGGTCTTCGTCGCGGTACACGTGCAGGGGCTTGACCCCGTAGCGGTCGCGGGCGATAAACAGCGAGTCGTCTTCCTTATCGTAGATGGCGAAGCCGAAAAAGCCGTTGAGCTTCTTGATAAAGCTCCTGCCCTCGCTGATATACAGGTTGAGAATAACCTCTGTATCAGTCTGGGAATGAAACTGATAGCCTTTGCGCACCAGCTTTTCGCGCAGCTCGCGGAAGTTAAATATCTCGCCGTTGAAGACGATGGTGTAACGGCCCGAGGCATCGGTCATGGGCTGGTTGCCATCGGCCGAAAGGTCGAGGATAGCCAGCCGGCGAAAGCCCAGGCCCACGTTGTCGTACACAAAATGCCCTTGCGAATCGGGGCCACGGCGCACAATGGCGTCGGTGGACGCCTGCAGGCGGCTTAGGGCCAGGCGGCCCGAATCGGAGAAGGCGTAGAGGCCGGTTATTCCACACATAGCTAGGCCGCAAAGATAGGGCGGCGGCTAGGCTCGCGGGTAGGGCGGGCGCAACCTCAGCCGGCCGGGGCTAGTACAGTAAGCCAGTTCACTATTTTTCCTACCCCCACCCCATGAGCTTACAGCAAGAATTTGAAGCCGCCGTGCAACAGGTTGACAACCTCCCCGCCAACGTGGCCGCCCAGCACATGACCGACCTCTACGGCCTCTATAAGCAGGCTACTGAAGGCGATGTGAACATGAAATCTGATGAAGTAGACCCCGGCGGCGCAGACAAGCCCAGCGGCCCCGCCGGCCTCTCGCAGGCCCAGTGGGAGTCGTGGGACAAGTACAAAGGCGTTTCGGAGGAAGATGCCAAGCGCCGCTACGTGGCTCAGGTAACCCAGATTAATAACGCTGGCGCGGGCACCCAGGCCGGTGAGGTCCCTACCGACGCGCTCACCAATGCCCCAATGGCTCCCGAAATCCCCCAAGGCCAAGAGAATGACACGACTGCGCCGCAGCCCGGCTTCGGCCCCGGCGAGGCCACGGCCGGCGGCCTGCGCGGCGACATTACTGCCGGCGCGCCCTACGGCGGTGAGGATAAACTGAAGGGGAATCAATAATCTGGTAGGTGCGGGGCTTGCCCCTACAAGCTTTTGCGATAAATATTATATAAAATCCGCCGGTCCTGCTCGGTTAGCAACGGGCTCGGGTCAGTGGGCACGAAATGGCGCTTGAAGGCCAGAATAGCCGCGTTTAGGTCCTGCGTATCATAGCCGATGATGCGCAGGGCCTCGCGGGGGGTGAGGCCGGGTAGGAGCCGGCCCAGCGAGTCGGCGGCGAAGGGCACGGCAGTGGTATCAGTTAGCACGGCCGCATCGTACCAGAGGCCGTAGCCGCGGGCAGCTAACTTTTGCCAGGGAAAGAGCGCGCTCGGGTCGCTTTTGCGGGTTGGGGCAATGTCGCCGTGGCCGATGAAATTGGCGGCTGGAATGTTATAACTGCGTTTTAAATACCCCAGAATTTTCAGCAGGCTGGTCAGCTGCGCCGCCGCGAAAGGCTCGCGGCCATTATTATCCAATTCGATACCGATGGATATGGAATTGATATCGGTCACGCTGCCCCAGCGGGCTACCCCAGCGTGCCAGGCCCGCAGGTAGTCGCTCAGCATGTGGAACACCCGGCCGTTGCGGCCGATGACGTAATGTGCGCTTACCTGCGTTTTAGTTTGCGTAAAAGTCTTCAGAGTCTGCGCGGTACTATCCTGCGCGGTGTGATGAATAATGACGTAGTTGGGCTTGCGCAGATTAAAATTGACGGTGCCCACCCAGTAGGGGGTAGGCGGCAGCGTGTCGGGGGGTAGGGCCGGCTGCGCCTGAATTTGCTGCGCTAATAGCTTGACCTGCTGGCGATAAACCTTATTGGTAGTGGCGTAGGGGTTACGCACGCAGGCCGTAGCGAGCAGGCCAGCCGCAAGCAAAAAGGTAGTAGTCGCTTTAGTCATTGGGCATTTCTTGAGCAGGATAAATTACCGTAAATAAACAAGAACGTCATGCTGAGCTTGTCAAAGCATCTCTACCGAACGACACCCGAACGGCGTGGTAGAGATGCTTCGACAGGCTCAGCATGACGTTCTTGTTTGGTTGCAGCAAATGCGAAGCCCTACCCTACTTAGCGTAAGCTACTGAGCGCATTTCGCGGATGACGGTCACCTTAATCTGACCGGGGTACTGCATTTCCTTCTCAATTTTTTGCGAAATCTCGAAGCTCAGCTCACCAGCACGCTCGTCGCTCACGTTTTCCGCATCCACTATCACGCGCAGCTCGCGGCCGGCCTGGATGGCGTAGGTCTGGTTCACGCCTTTGAAAGCTCCGGCGGTTTCTTCGAGCTGGCGCAGGCGCTTGATGTAGCTCTCCATCATTTCGCGGCGGGCACCGGGGCGCGAGCCAGAAATGGCGTCGCACGCTTGCACGATGGGCGAGATAAGGGCCGTCATCTCCATTTCGTCGTGGTGCGCGCCAATAGCGTTCACCACGTCGGGGTGCTCTTTGTATTTCTTGGCCATCTCCATGCCCAAGATGGCGTGAGGCAATTCGGGCTCTTCGGTGCTCACCTTGCCGATATCGTGGAGCAGGCCGGCGCGGCGGGCGTGCTTCACGTTGAGGCCCAACTCGGCAGCCATCGTGGCGCAGAGGTTGGCCACTTCGCGGCTGTGCTGGAGCAGATTTTGGCCGTAGGAAGAACGGAAGCGCATCCGGCCTACCATCCGAATCAGCTCGGGGTGCAGGCCGTGAATGCCGAGGTCAATGACCGTGCGCTCGCCAATCTCGATGATTTCTTCTTCAATTTTCTTGGTCGTCTTGGCCACAATTTCTTCCACCCGCGCCGGGTGGATGCGGCCGTCTTTCACGAGCAAGTGCAGCGAGAGGCGCGCGATTTCGCGGCGCACCGGGTCGAAACCCGAGATGATAATGGCCTCCGGCGTGTCGTCCACGATAATCTCTACCCCCGTCGCGGCTTCCAACGCCCGGATGTTGCGGCCCTCGCGCCCAATAATTTTGCCCTTCACGTCGTCGCTCTCAATGTTGAAAATCGAGACGCAGTTTTCAATGGCGTGCTCCGAGGCGGTGCGCTGAATGGTTTCCAGCACCACCTTCTTGGCGTCCTTGGTAGCCGTGAGCTTGGCCAGCGCCACGGTGTCCTTGATGTAGGAGCTGGCTTGGAGCTGCGCCTCGTTTTTAAGGCTTTCCACGAGCTGCTCGCGGGCCTCGGCAGCGGTGAGGCCGGCCACTTTCTCGAGCTGGTTTTGCACGTCGTGCAGTTGGGCTTCGGCTTCCTGCTGCTTGGCTTGCAGCTCAGCCAGGGCGGCTTCGTGCTTGCTCTGGCGCTTTTCTTCCTGCTGCTCGAAACGGGCGCGGTGGTGTTCGGTGTCGGCTTGCAGCTTTTCGCGGGTGGCTTCCAGCTCTTTTTCCTTGTGCTGCAGGGCTTCAAGCTGCTTTTGGGTGGTATCGGTTAGGTGCTTGATGCTTTGCTCCTGAACTAGCACGCCCTGCCGACGCTCGGTCAGCTCTTGGTCGAGGCCCGCTTTGAGACGCTGGCTTTCGGCCTCAAACTCGCGGCGCTGGCGCTTCTGCTCCTGCTCGTACTCGTTTTTGAGGTTACGAAACTTATCTTTCGATTGCTGAATGCGCTCGTCGCGGGTGCGGGTGGCTTCGGCCTCAGCTTCGGCGAGGAGCTGCTGGGCTTGGGCGCGGGCCGCGCCCTCGTGGTCTTGCCGGGCTTTGCCGGCCAGCTGGCGGCCTACCCCCACGCCCACCACGAGGGCGAGGACGGCGGCAATCGCGCAGTATAAAATTATAAGAGACATGGATTTTGGGAATTAGAAATGAACTAAGCCCATAGCCACGACAAAAACCCGAACCGAAACGCAGGAGAAGGCTACTTGCCTTCGATGCGCCCGGCCGGGCCAACAAAACTGGTGGGTGCTACCCCGCCGCTAGGCGGCCAGCACCACGCCTGTTAGCAGCTCGTCGAGGCGCGCTAGGCGCTCGGTGAGGGCTGCATCGGTTCCATCCTTTTCCTTGCTGACTTTCAGGGAGTCCGCCATTGTGGCGAGGGCTACCATCGCCAGCAGGTCCTGTTTGTCCTGAATCCCGTATTGCTCCCGAAACTCCCGGAGCCGTTCGCTGAGCTGCCGGCCCGCCAGGCGCAGGCGCTCTTCGTCAGCCACTTCTACCCGCATGGGGTAGTCGCGCTCGGCAATGCGAATCTTGATGGCTAAGTCGTTCATTCAGAGAGCAAATAAGAAAACGTATAAGAAGGTTTTTTAGTCCCTCAGATAGGCAAGGCACTTATCTAGTTCGCGGATGTATTCGTTGAGGCGTTGTTTGAGCTCGTTGGCCTGGGTAGGTTCCCCGCCGGCTATAGTCTGCACAAGTTTAACAATGTTTTCCTGGTTTTGGTACTCGCGCAGCTGCTTTTCGCGCTCGCGGGCATCGGCGCGCAGGTGCTCGATGGTAACGTTAGCATCGGCCAGTTCCTCGCGTAGCTGCTGATACGCAGCTACTAAGATGGTTACTTGTCGCTCCAGGCGGTCGAGTTGCGCGAGTTGCTGGGATGAAGCCACGGTAAAGTATTGTTGAGCCCGCGAAGGTAGGGCGCGAACGCGGCAAGCCCCTACCCCCAGCGGGTAGCGTGAACGCTGCGAGTCCGCGCATAGAAACGTTCCTGCTAGCAACTCACTAAAAAAGAAACCCCGGCTACTAGCGCGGCCGGGGTTTCGAGGCGGAACGGGCCGTAGAGACGCGACTCTTCGCGTCTCTCTCCGCGTGAATAACCCTTATTGCCGAGAGACGCGAAGGGTCGTGTCTCTACAAGTTCTATCCCTTCTTCTTGGTCTTCACCTTGCGGCCGTCCTCATCCTTCTTAGTTTTACCATCGGGCATGGCGGGCAGCACGGTCGAAGTAGGTACGGCCGCTGGGGCGGGGGTAGGCGCGGCAGTCACAGGCGTGCCATTGGCATCCAGCTCCTGCACGTCGTAGCCCAGCTCCGAGAGGCCGGGGAAAGCCTTGGCGCGGTCGCCGACCACTACAATATACATCTTATCGGCGGGCAGGTATTTCTGGGCCGATGCCTGCACGTCCTCCTTCTTCAGCGCTTTCAGGATGGTGCTCTGTTGCTGCACGTAGTCGGGCTTGAGGTCATACTCGACCAGGCGCGAGAGAAAGTTCGCCTTCTGCTGACCGGTTTCGTAGCGCAGCGCATCGCTCTGGCCCACTGAGCTTTGCAAGAAGGCCAGCTCCTCATCCGAGATACCATTGCGGTAGTTCTGAATTTCGCTCATAAACTCTTTCACCGAGGCAGCGGTAGCATCGGCGCGCACGCCGGCCTGGGCGGTATAGGGGCCGAAGTAGCGCGTACCCCGGAAGCCCGAGTTGGCTCCGTAGGTGTAGCCTTTGTTCT
The genomic region above belongs to Hymenobacter psoromatis and contains:
- a CDS encoding N-acetylmuramoyl-L-alanine amidase, producing the protein MTKATTTFLLAAGLLATACVRNPYATTNKVYRQQVKLLAQQIQAQPALPPDTLPPTPYWVGTVNFNLRKPNYVIIHHTAQDSTAQTLKTFTQTKTQVSAHYVIGRNGRVFHMLSDYLRAWHAGVARWGSVTDINSISIGIELDNNGREPFAAAQLTSLLKILGYLKRSYNIPAANFIGHGDIAPTRKSDPSALFPWQKLAARGYGLWYDAAVLTDTTAVPFAADSLGRLLPGLTPREALRIIGYDTQDLNAAILAFKRHFVPTDPSPLLTEQDRRILYNIYRKSL
- a CDS encoding acyl-CoA-binding protein, coding for MSLQQEFEAAVQQVDNLPANVAAQHMTDLYGLYKQATEGDVNMKSDEVDPGGADKPSGPAGLSQAQWESWDKYKGVSEEDAKRRYVAQVTQINNAGAGTQAGEVPTDALTNAPMAPEIPQGQENDTTAPQPGFGPGEATAGGLRGDITAGAPYGGEDKLKGNQ
- a CDS encoding UDP-glucose dehydrogenase family protein — its product is MKIAVVGTGYVGLVTGTCFAEVGIDVVCIDIDQKKIDNLHKGILPIYEPGLEEMVSRNVKSGRLNFSTSLAESIKGADVAFIAVGTPPGEDGSADLKYVLAVARGMGENMDSYTVVVTKSTVPVGTAAKVRAEIEQALAKRGASVEFDVASNPEFLKEGAAIDDFLKPDRIVVGVSSDRAEEMMRRLYKPFLLNGHPIIFMDIPSAEMTKYAANSMLATKISFMNDIANLCEIMGADVNKVRQGIGSDARIGHKFIYPGIGYGGSCFPKDVKALIKTAQENGYQMQVLQAVEGVNEAQKEVLFSKVKKHFGGDLKGKKFAIWGLSFKPKTDDMREAPSLVIIEKLLAEGATVSAYDPVAIPEAKHSLGDTITYAKDQFEALVDADALLVVTEWPEFRSPSFEVVGRLLKQKAIFDGRNIYDAAELKELGFAYHCIGVKTDHQESVA
- the rny gene encoding ribonuclease Y, whose translation is MSLIILYCAIAAVLALVVGVGVGRQLAGKARQDHEGAARAQAQQLLAEAEAEATRTRDERIQQSKDKFRNLKNEYEQEQKRQRREFEAESQRLKAGLDQELTERRQGVLVQEQSIKHLTDTTQKQLEALQHKEKELEATREKLQADTEHHRARFEQQEEKRQSKHEAALAELQAKQQEAEAQLHDVQNQLEKVAGLTAAEAREQLVESLKNEAQLQASSYIKDTVALAKLTATKDAKKVVLETIQRTASEHAIENCVSIFNIESDDVKGKIIGREGRNIRALEAATGVEIIVDDTPEAIIISGFDPVRREIARLSLHLLVKDGRIHPARVEEIVAKTTKKIEEEIIEIGERTVIDLGIHGLHPELIRMVGRMRFRSSYGQNLLQHSREVANLCATMAAELGLNVKHARRAGLLHDIGKVSTEEPELPHAILGMEMAKKYKEHPDVVNAIGAHHDEMEMTALISPIVQACDAISGSRPGARREMMESYIKRLRQLEETAGAFKGVNQTYAIQAGRELRVIVDAENVSDERAGELSFEISQKIEKEMQYPGQIKVTVIREMRSVAYAK
- a CDS encoding cell division protein ZapA; the protein is MNDLAIKIRIAERDYPMRVEVADEERLRLAGRQLSERLREFREQYGIQDKQDLLAMVALATMADSLKVSKEKDGTDAALTERLARLDELLTGVVLAA
- the asnB gene encoding asparagine synthase (glutamine-hydrolyzing) translates to MCGITGLYAFSDSGRLALSRLQASTDAIVRRGPDSQGHFVYDNVGLGFRRLAILDLSADGNQPMTDASGRYTIVFNGEIFNFRELREKLVRKGYQFHSQTDTEVILNLYISEGRSFIKKLNGFFGFAIYDKEDDSLFIARDRYGVKPLHVYRDEDHLLFGSELKSLLALGAPRKLDYVALSQYLQLNYIPGPATIFKGIKKVLPGYYLFIQGKKVVRKRWYKIPYDPKKVAKNKLTYAEQQKKLVTLLDEAVERRLVADVPLGSFLSGGIDSSVITALATRHTPHLNTFSIGFRDEPFFDETKYANLVAKMHNTNHTVFSLSNDDLYEHLFQMLDYFDEPFADSSALAVHVLSQRTRQHVTVALSGDGADELFGGYNKHQGDFRVRQGGFKAEAVTGLNLLWDVLPKSRNSYFGNKVRQFQRFSRGMLSGPKDRYWDWASFASEKQALDLLSPASRQKVGRKLAAKRRKDILENIHADGDLNEVLLTDTQLVLPYDMLTKVDLMSMANSLEVRTPFLDYHVVNFAFSLPVSSKVDGTMKKKIVQDAFRPLLPPELYDRPKHGFEVPLLKWMRGELRPLIEQDLLADDFVAGQGIFAVEAVQELKKQLFSGNPGDAHARIWALLVFQYWWKHYMAEPIKLKTS
- a CDS encoding UDP-glucuronic acid decarboxylase family protein; protein product: MSDKKRVLITGGAGFLGSHLCDRFLAEGYHVIAMDNLITGNLANIEHLFKREDFEFHHHDVSKFVFVPGKLDYILHFASPASPIDYLKIPIQTLKVGSLGTHNLLGLARVKGARMLIASTSEVYGDPEVHPQVEEYWGNVNPVGPRGCYDEAKRFQEAITMAYHNHHGLETRIIRIFNTYGPRMRLDDGRVLPAFLSQALKGENLTVFGDGSQTRSFCYVDDLVDGIYRLLLSDYHMPVNIGNPAEITIKQFGEEIAKLTGVEFKPTYQALPENDPMKRRPDITKAKDILGWEPKVDRAEGLKRTLEYFKEHVK